In Argopecten irradians isolate NY chromosome 11, Ai_NY, whole genome shotgun sequence, one DNA window encodes the following:
- the LOC138335455 gene encoding rhotekin-2-like isoform X3 has translation MTDIEGVPCPIPDLLLGGAARTKDTDLQQKIDHEVKMREGTAKLLAATKHPAQMLEAARNLLTSNTRIIAYMTELQKRKTAEVLGKNMSMDGNQVPCKANLNVSDIRIPLMWKDTDHFKNKGDYRRFAVFCLVRIGTDLYDTSLISNVDRSMTDLSFDDVISFDNVPHNFECKLEVYCHKLHEDLTIASTPKKLRKKINDISGSVGRSVGKRLSGLNDSDIIGNMVLGPRFELVAEGTMELKDVDDSVRTFDLQLTSTSQAADTGCEIPLFGHYCCRLAAQPDCLVSPEVTGYLNIQEDDDLAKWRRYWCILRNLQLSCWMSPSDTEVTDPQVTVPVTKNTQISDADPRTSERSHTFHIKTVQRRGTFQHTLAADSAEDLGKWWDGLQQHLLDQAFWKHACEHVMPLKKASPRKKPAFLRKGSLYEDTPIEETTPAKTTHVIRDLGMEDDQLSKMLNTLMGEAKQIRGDDSRKSSSANGS, from the exons GACACGGATCTACAACAAAAAATTGACCATGAGGTTAAGATGCGAGAAGGAACAGCCAAATTGTTGGCTGCGACCAAACATCCGGCCCAGATGTTGGAAGCCGCACGGAATCTACTCACATCGAACACACGAATCATCGCCTACATGACGGAACTCCAAAAACGGAAAACCGCGGAGGTCCTCGGCAAAAACAT GTCGATGGATGGTAACCAAGTTCCTTGTAAGGCCAATCTTAATGTGTCTG ACATCCGCATACCTTTGATGTGGAAGGACACcgaccattttaaaaacaaaggaG ATTATCGACGCTTTGCAGTGTTTTGTTTGGTACGAATTGGCACCGATTTGTACGACACGTCACTTATCAGTAATGTGGACAGGAGTATGACCGACCTCTCTTTTGATGATGTCATCAGTTT TGATAATGTTCCTCACAACTTTGAGTGTAAATTAGAAGTATATTGCCACAAACTCCATGAGGATCTAACCATAGCTAGTACACCAAAGAAATTACGGAAAAAAATCAACGATATTTCCGGGTCTGTCGGGCGGAGTGTAGGAAAACGATTGTCAGGACTG AATGATTCTGATATTATAGGAAACATGGTTTT AGGGCCAAGGTTTGAGTTGGTGGCAGAAGGTACGATGGAACTGAAGGATGTGGATGATTCCGTGAGGACGTTTGATCTCCAATTAACCTCAACAAGCCAAGCTGCAG ACACTGGTTGTGAGATCCCATTGTTCGGCCATTATTGTTGTCGTCTCGCTGCTCAGCCCGACTGTCTGGTCTCTCCCGAGGTCACAGGTTACCTCAATATACAG gaagatgatgaccttgccAAGTGGAGGAGATATTGGTGTATTCTCAGAAATCTACAGCTCTCCTGCTGGATGTCACCTAGTGATACAGAGGTCACCGATCCACAGGTCACGGTACCCGTCACaaag AATACTCAGATAAGTGATGCTGACCCCAGGACTAGCGAGAGGTCACACACATTCCACATAAAGACTGTCCAGCGGCGCGGCACATTTCAGCATACTCTGGCCGCAGACTCGGCCGAGGATCTCGGTAAATGGTGGGACGGTCTACAGCAGCATCTCCTAGACCAAG CATTCTGGAAGCATGCATGTGAACATGTGATGCCACTGAAGAAAGCGTCGCCCAGAAAGAAGCCAGCTTTCCTCAGGAAAGGCTCACTTTATGAAGATACGCCTATAGAAG AAACAACACCTGCTAAGACGACGCATGTAATTCGTGACTTGGGAATGGAAGACGATCAACTTAGTAAAATGTTAAACACCTTGATGGGTGAGGCCAAACAGATCAGGGGAGATGACTCTCGTAAGTCTTCGTCCGCTAATGGGAGCTAG
- the LOC138335455 gene encoding rhotekin-like isoform X2: protein MDKCLPIGALAHSSSSTPKPEEEVTSPIILEDLSLFYLRQLVASLKDTDLQQKIDHEVKMREGTAKLLAATKHPAQMLEAARNLLTSNTRIIAYMTELQKRKTAEVLGKNMSMDGNQVPCKANLNVSDIRIPLMWKDTDHFKNKGDYRRFAVFCLVRIGTDLYDTSLISNVDRSMTDLSFDDVISFDNVPHNFECKLEVYCHKLHEDLTIASTPKKLRKKINDISGSVGRSVGKRLSGLNDSDIIGNMVLGPRFELVAEGTMELKDVDDSVRTFDLQLTSTSQAADTGCEIPLFGHYCCRLAAQPDCLVSPEVTGYLNIQEDDDLAKWRRYWCILRNLQLSCWMSPSDTEVTDPQVTVPVTKNTQISDADPRTSERSHTFHIKTVQRRGTFQHTLAADSAEDLGKWWDGLQQHLLDQAFWKHACEHVMPLKKASPRKKPAFLRKGSLYEDTPIEETTPAKTTHVIRDLGMEDDQLSKMLNTLMGEAKQIRGDDSRKSSSANGS from the exons GACACGGATCTACAACAAAAAATTGACCATGAGGTTAAGATGCGAGAAGGAACAGCCAAATTGTTGGCTGCGACCAAACATCCGGCCCAGATGTTGGAAGCCGCACGGAATCTACTCACATCGAACACACGAATCATCGCCTACATGACGGAACTCCAAAAACGGAAAACCGCGGAGGTCCTCGGCAAAAACAT GTCGATGGATGGTAACCAAGTTCCTTGTAAGGCCAATCTTAATGTGTCTG ACATCCGCATACCTTTGATGTGGAAGGACACcgaccattttaaaaacaaaggaG ATTATCGACGCTTTGCAGTGTTTTGTTTGGTACGAATTGGCACCGATTTGTACGACACGTCACTTATCAGTAATGTGGACAGGAGTATGACCGACCTCTCTTTTGATGATGTCATCAGTTT TGATAATGTTCCTCACAACTTTGAGTGTAAATTAGAAGTATATTGCCACAAACTCCATGAGGATCTAACCATAGCTAGTACACCAAAGAAATTACGGAAAAAAATCAACGATATTTCCGGGTCTGTCGGGCGGAGTGTAGGAAAACGATTGTCAGGACTG AATGATTCTGATATTATAGGAAACATGGTTTT AGGGCCAAGGTTTGAGTTGGTGGCAGAAGGTACGATGGAACTGAAGGATGTGGATGATTCCGTGAGGACGTTTGATCTCCAATTAACCTCAACAAGCCAAGCTGCAG ACACTGGTTGTGAGATCCCATTGTTCGGCCATTATTGTTGTCGTCTCGCTGCTCAGCCCGACTGTCTGGTCTCTCCCGAGGTCACAGGTTACCTCAATATACAG gaagatgatgaccttgccAAGTGGAGGAGATATTGGTGTATTCTCAGAAATCTACAGCTCTCCTGCTGGATGTCACCTAGTGATACAGAGGTCACCGATCCACAGGTCACGGTACCCGTCACaaag AATACTCAGATAAGTGATGCTGACCCCAGGACTAGCGAGAGGTCACACACATTCCACATAAAGACTGTCCAGCGGCGCGGCACATTTCAGCATACTCTGGCCGCAGACTCGGCCGAGGATCTCGGTAAATGGTGGGACGGTCTACAGCAGCATCTCCTAGACCAAG CATTCTGGAAGCATGCATGTGAACATGTGATGCCACTGAAGAAAGCGTCGCCCAGAAAGAAGCCAGCTTTCCTCAGGAAAGGCTCACTTTATGAAGATACGCCTATAGAAG AAACAACACCTGCTAAGACGACGCATGTAATTCGTGACTTGGGAATGGAAGACGATCAACTTAGTAAAATGTTAAACACCTTGATGGGTGAGGCCAAACAGATCAGGGGAGATGACTCTCGTAAGTCTTCGTCCGCTAATGGGAGCTAG
- the LOC138335455 gene encoding rhotekin-like isoform X4 — protein sequence MEDSVFVIDTDLQQKIDHEVKMREGTAKLLAATKHPAQMLEAARNLLTSNTRIIAYMTELQKRKTAEVLGKNMSMDGNQVPCKANLNVSDIRIPLMWKDTDHFKNKGDYRRFAVFCLVRIGTDLYDTSLISNVDRSMTDLSFDDVISFDNVPHNFECKLEVYCHKLHEDLTIASTPKKLRKKINDISGSVGRSVGKRLSGLNDSDIIGNMVLGPRFELVAEGTMELKDVDDSVRTFDLQLTSTSQAADTGCEIPLFGHYCCRLAAQPDCLVSPEVTGYLNIQEDDDLAKWRRYWCILRNLQLSCWMSPSDTEVTDPQVTVPVTKNTQISDADPRTSERSHTFHIKTVQRRGTFQHTLAADSAEDLGKWWDGLQQHLLDQAFWKHACEHVMPLKKASPRKKPAFLRKGSLYEDTPIEETTPAKTTHVIRDLGMEDDQLSKMLNTLMGEAKQIRGDDSRKSSSANGS from the exons GACACGGATCTACAACAAAAAATTGACCATGAGGTTAAGATGCGAGAAGGAACAGCCAAATTGTTGGCTGCGACCAAACATCCGGCCCAGATGTTGGAAGCCGCACGGAATCTACTCACATCGAACACACGAATCATCGCCTACATGACGGAACTCCAAAAACGGAAAACCGCGGAGGTCCTCGGCAAAAACAT GTCGATGGATGGTAACCAAGTTCCTTGTAAGGCCAATCTTAATGTGTCTG ACATCCGCATACCTTTGATGTGGAAGGACACcgaccattttaaaaacaaaggaG ATTATCGACGCTTTGCAGTGTTTTGTTTGGTACGAATTGGCACCGATTTGTACGACACGTCACTTATCAGTAATGTGGACAGGAGTATGACCGACCTCTCTTTTGATGATGTCATCAGTTT TGATAATGTTCCTCACAACTTTGAGTGTAAATTAGAAGTATATTGCCACAAACTCCATGAGGATCTAACCATAGCTAGTACACCAAAGAAATTACGGAAAAAAATCAACGATATTTCCGGGTCTGTCGGGCGGAGTGTAGGAAAACGATTGTCAGGACTG AATGATTCTGATATTATAGGAAACATGGTTTT AGGGCCAAGGTTTGAGTTGGTGGCAGAAGGTACGATGGAACTGAAGGATGTGGATGATTCCGTGAGGACGTTTGATCTCCAATTAACCTCAACAAGCCAAGCTGCAG ACACTGGTTGTGAGATCCCATTGTTCGGCCATTATTGTTGTCGTCTCGCTGCTCAGCCCGACTGTCTGGTCTCTCCCGAGGTCACAGGTTACCTCAATATACAG gaagatgatgaccttgccAAGTGGAGGAGATATTGGTGTATTCTCAGAAATCTACAGCTCTCCTGCTGGATGTCACCTAGTGATACAGAGGTCACCGATCCACAGGTCACGGTACCCGTCACaaag AATACTCAGATAAGTGATGCTGACCCCAGGACTAGCGAGAGGTCACACACATTCCACATAAAGACTGTCCAGCGGCGCGGCACATTTCAGCATACTCTGGCCGCAGACTCGGCCGAGGATCTCGGTAAATGGTGGGACGGTCTACAGCAGCATCTCCTAGACCAAG CATTCTGGAAGCATGCATGTGAACATGTGATGCCACTGAAGAAAGCGTCGCCCAGAAAGAAGCCAGCTTTCCTCAGGAAAGGCTCACTTTATGAAGATACGCCTATAGAAG AAACAACACCTGCTAAGACGACGCATGTAATTCGTGACTTGGGAATGGAAGACGATCAACTTAGTAAAATGTTAAACACCTTGATGGGTGAGGCCAAACAGATCAGGGGAGATGACTCTCGTAAGTCTTCGTCCGCTAATGGGAGCTAG
- the LOC138335455 gene encoding rhotekin-2-like isoform X5, whose product MREGTAKLLAATKHPAQMLEAARNLLTSNTRIIAYMTELQKRKTAEVLGKNMSMDGNQVPCKANLNVSDIRIPLMWKDTDHFKNKGDYRRFAVFCLVRIGTDLYDTSLISNVDRSMTDLSFDDVISFDNVPHNFECKLEVYCHKLHEDLTIASTPKKLRKKINDISGSVGRSVGKRLSGLNDSDIIGNMVLGPRFELVAEGTMELKDVDDSVRTFDLQLTSTSQAADTGCEIPLFGHYCCRLAAQPDCLVSPEVTGYLNIQEDDDLAKWRRYWCILRNLQLSCWMSPSDTEVTDPQVTVPVTKNTQISDADPRTSERSHTFHIKTVQRRGTFQHTLAADSAEDLGKWWDGLQQHLLDQAFWKHACEHVMPLKKASPRKKPAFLRKGSLYEDTPIEETTPAKTTHVIRDLGMEDDQLSKMLNTLMGEAKQIRGDDSRKSSSANGS is encoded by the exons ATGCGAGAAGGAACAGCCAAATTGTTGGCTGCGACCAAACATCCGGCCCAGATGTTGGAAGCCGCACGGAATCTACTCACATCGAACACACGAATCATCGCCTACATGACGGAACTCCAAAAACGGAAAACCGCGGAGGTCCTCGGCAAAAACAT GTCGATGGATGGTAACCAAGTTCCTTGTAAGGCCAATCTTAATGTGTCTG ACATCCGCATACCTTTGATGTGGAAGGACACcgaccattttaaaaacaaaggaG ATTATCGACGCTTTGCAGTGTTTTGTTTGGTACGAATTGGCACCGATTTGTACGACACGTCACTTATCAGTAATGTGGACAGGAGTATGACCGACCTCTCTTTTGATGATGTCATCAGTTT TGATAATGTTCCTCACAACTTTGAGTGTAAATTAGAAGTATATTGCCACAAACTCCATGAGGATCTAACCATAGCTAGTACACCAAAGAAATTACGGAAAAAAATCAACGATATTTCCGGGTCTGTCGGGCGGAGTGTAGGAAAACGATTGTCAGGACTG AATGATTCTGATATTATAGGAAACATGGTTTT AGGGCCAAGGTTTGAGTTGGTGGCAGAAGGTACGATGGAACTGAAGGATGTGGATGATTCCGTGAGGACGTTTGATCTCCAATTAACCTCAACAAGCCAAGCTGCAG ACACTGGTTGTGAGATCCCATTGTTCGGCCATTATTGTTGTCGTCTCGCTGCTCAGCCCGACTGTCTGGTCTCTCCCGAGGTCACAGGTTACCTCAATATACAG gaagatgatgaccttgccAAGTGGAGGAGATATTGGTGTATTCTCAGAAATCTACAGCTCTCCTGCTGGATGTCACCTAGTGATACAGAGGTCACCGATCCACAGGTCACGGTACCCGTCACaaag AATACTCAGATAAGTGATGCTGACCCCAGGACTAGCGAGAGGTCACACACATTCCACATAAAGACTGTCCAGCGGCGCGGCACATTTCAGCATACTCTGGCCGCAGACTCGGCCGAGGATCTCGGTAAATGGTGGGACGGTCTACAGCAGCATCTCCTAGACCAAG CATTCTGGAAGCATGCATGTGAACATGTGATGCCACTGAAGAAAGCGTCGCCCAGAAAGAAGCCAGCTTTCCTCAGGAAAGGCTCACTTTATGAAGATACGCCTATAGAAG AAACAACACCTGCTAAGACGACGCATGTAATTCGTGACTTGGGAATGGAAGACGATCAACTTAGTAAAATGTTAAACACCTTGATGGGTGAGGCCAAACAGATCAGGGGAGATGACTCTCGTAAGTCTTCGTCCGCTAATGGGAGCTAG